A stretch of the Leptidea sinapis chromosome 17, ilLepSina1.1, whole genome shotgun sequence genome encodes the following:
- the LOC126969010 gene encoding ras-related protein M-Ras-like, which translates to MTRPGPPSENLPTVKLVVVGDGGVGKSAITIQFFQKLFVTDYDPTIEDSYLQHTEVDGQWCILDVLDTAGQEEFSAMREQYMRKGDGFLLVYSVTDRQSFENIRHFHTQILRVKDRETYPMLIAANKVDLVHSRAVSEDEGRDRARLLAAPYIETSAKEPPYNIDAAFHELVRIIRNHPQQREKQRRRRKLFSRCCIV; encoded by the exons GTGAAGTTGGTTGTGGTGGGAGATGGAGGAGTGGGCAAGAGTGCTATCACGATCCAGTTCTTCCAGAAGCTGTTTGTGACAGACTATGACCCCACCATTGAGGACTCATATCTCCAGCACACAGAGGTGGATGGACAATGGTGTATACTTGATG TCCTGGACACGGCTGGGCAGGAGGAGTTTAGCGCGATGCGAGAGCAGTACATGCGCAAGGGGGACGGCTTCCTTCTGGTCTACTCCGTCACAGACAGGCAGAGCTTCGAGAACATTCGACACTTTCACACCCAGATACTAAGAGTTAAG GATCGCGAGACGTATCCCATGCTGATCGCAGCCAATAAGGTGGACCTGGTGCACTCTCGCGCCGTGAGCGAGGACGAGGGACGGGATCGTGCCCGGCTCCTGGCGGCGCCCTACATCGAGACTAGCGCTAAGGAGCCGCCCTACAACATCGACGCGGCCTTCCACGAG TTGGTGCGCATCATCCGCAATCATCCGCAGCAGCGGGAAAAGCAGCGCCGTCGCAGGAAACTGTTCTCCAGGTGCTGCATCGTCTAG